A genomic region of Fodinisporobacter ferrooxydans contains the following coding sequences:
- the fdhF gene encoding formate dehydrogenase subunit alpha has protein sequence MKGTQGWTYIQSEKRLTHPLIRRDGILQKASWDEAMEVIASAIQRLKLQYGPDAFGCFSSSRSTNELNFLAQKFMRQVIGSNNVDSCNRTUHAPSVVSLTTVFGSGADTGSYTDFENTDVILVWGSNTQEAHPIVYNHIRRGIKNGAKMVLVDPRKLPMVNFAEDWLPVNVGTDIALANAMGHVIIKENLYNKTFIENATEFFETYRTQVDKYTPEFAEQLTGVPQEKIRAAARLYATANRAMIAWTLGVTEHHNGTNNVHALINLALLTGHVGKPGSGLMPLRGQNNVQGGGDMGALPNKLPGFFNVEDDEARERFENAWNCSIPPKNGRHLSGMLDAMRDREIKCLYVIGENPVQSDANTTAVAEALSNLEFMVVQDLFLTKTAQMADVVLPAAGWAEVDGTYTNSERGVQRVRKAVDPPGEARDDLEIITNMANRLGVSWNYGTAEDVWNELRSLSPAHFGMTYERLDREYELQWPCPKVDEPPIKILHTRLHTDDVGPKAKFVPVDFEAPIDQTDATHPFVLITGRRLAFYNTGVTTSNYDSKVKDQEEYLEISAEDAERLGIGNGTVVRVSSRRGSVLVPARLSNKMTAGNLFMAFHFPDKVDTNVLTSDAVDTKSGVAPFKYTAVKIEVIDEAIDLQLAAAKHIRENF, from the coding sequence GTGAAAGGAACGCAAGGATGGACGTATATTCAGTCGGAAAAACGCTTGACGCATCCCTTGATTCGGCGTGACGGCATACTTCAGAAGGCATCTTGGGACGAGGCGATGGAAGTGATCGCATCGGCGATCCAACGATTAAAATTGCAATATGGCCCGGATGCATTCGGTTGTTTCAGTTCGTCAAGATCGACAAATGAATTGAACTTTCTTGCCCAGAAATTTATGAGGCAGGTCATTGGCAGCAACAACGTAGACAGTTGCAACCGGACTTGACACGCTCCAAGCGTCGTCAGTTTGACGACTGTGTTTGGAAGCGGAGCCGATACCGGTTCGTATACCGATTTTGAGAATACGGATGTCATTTTGGTGTGGGGCTCCAATACTCAGGAAGCCCACCCGATTGTCTACAATCACATCCGCAGGGGAATCAAGAACGGAGCCAAAATGGTGCTGGTTGATCCGCGGAAACTGCCGATGGTAAACTTCGCGGAAGATTGGCTGCCCGTCAATGTCGGTACGGATATTGCTCTAGCAAATGCCATGGGCCACGTGATTATTAAAGAAAATTTGTATAACAAGACCTTTATTGAAAACGCCACAGAGTTTTTTGAAACATATCGAACCCAGGTGGATAAGTACACACCGGAATTTGCAGAGCAATTGACAGGGGTGCCGCAAGAGAAAATACGTGCTGCTGCGCGTTTGTATGCAACGGCCAACCGGGCCATGATCGCATGGACATTGGGAGTCACTGAGCATCATAACGGCACAAACAACGTTCATGCACTGATCAATCTGGCATTGCTTACAGGGCATGTAGGGAAGCCCGGAAGTGGACTGATGCCATTGCGAGGACAGAACAATGTTCAAGGTGGCGGAGACATGGGGGCATTACCGAATAAGTTGCCTGGTTTCTTTAACGTCGAGGACGATGAAGCCAGAGAACGTTTTGAAAACGCGTGGAATTGTTCAATTCCGCCGAAAAATGGCCGTCATTTGTCCGGCATGCTGGATGCCATGCGTGATCGGGAAATCAAATGTCTCTATGTAATTGGCGAAAACCCGGTTCAGTCTGACGCAAATACAACGGCAGTTGCTGAGGCTTTGTCCAACTTGGAGTTTATGGTCGTTCAGGATTTGTTTCTCACGAAGACCGCGCAAATGGCGGATGTCGTGTTGCCTGCTGCCGGCTGGGCAGAGGTCGACGGAACGTATACGAACAGCGAACGCGGGGTGCAGCGTGTGCGAAAGGCCGTTGATCCGCCTGGGGAAGCACGCGACGATTTGGAAATCATCACAAACATGGCGAACCGTCTTGGTGTGAGTTGGAACTATGGAACGGCTGAAGACGTATGGAATGAATTGCGATCCCTTTCTCCCGCCCATTTCGGTATGACGTATGAGCGGCTGGATCGCGAGTATGAACTGCAATGGCCTTGTCCCAAAGTGGATGAACCGCCGATTAAGATTTTGCATACGCGCCTTCATACAGATGATGTGGGCCCCAAGGCCAAATTTGTACCGGTGGATTTCGAAGCGCCAATCGATCAAACCGATGCAACACATCCGTTCGTTCTTATCACGGGGCGGCGGCTGGCGTTTTACAATACGGGAGTGACGACAAGCAACTATGATTCAAAGGTAAAAGATCAGGAAGAATACCTGGAAATCAGTGCGGAAGATGCGGAACGGCTCGGAATCGGGAACGGAACGGTCGTTCGGGTGTCATCCCGTCGCGGAAGCGTACTTGTGCCCGCTCGATTATCCAACAAAATGACTGCAGGCAATTTGTTTATGGCATTTCACTTCCCTGACAAGGTAGACACAAATGTTTTGACCAGTGACGCCGTGGATACAAAGTCCGGTGTAGCGCCTTTCAAATATACTGCAGTAAAGATCGAAGTAATTGATGAAGCGATTGATCTGCAACTTGCGGCAGCAAAGCATATACGGGAGAATTTTTAA